A single window of Streptomyces sudanensis DNA harbors:
- the lipA gene encoding lipoyl synthase, translated as MSAVTPDGRKMLRLEVRNSQTPIERKPEWIKTRAKMGPEYNQLQKLVKSEGLHTVCQEAGCPNIFECWEDREATFLIGGDQCTRRCDFCQIDTGKPQALDRDEPRRVGESVVAMDLNYATITGVARDDLEDGGAWLYAETVRQIHAMTADREGGHTKVELLIPDFNAVPEQLAEVFSSRPEVLAHNVETVPRIFKRIRPGFRYERSMEVITRAREAGLVTKSNLILGMGETREEVGEALRDLHEAGCELITITQYLRPSVRHHPVERWVKPQEFVELKEEAEQIGFSGVMSGPLVRSSYRAGRLFQQAMEARGASAETAPAV; from the coding sequence GTGTCCGCAGTCACACCCGACGGACGCAAGATGCTGCGCCTGGAGGTCCGGAACAGCCAGACCCCCATCGAGCGCAAGCCCGAGTGGATCAAGACTCGGGCGAAGATGGGCCCCGAGTACAACCAGCTGCAGAAGCTCGTCAAGAGCGAAGGGCTGCACACGGTCTGCCAGGAGGCGGGCTGCCCGAACATCTTCGAGTGCTGGGAGGACCGCGAGGCGACGTTCCTCATCGGCGGCGACCAGTGCACGCGGCGCTGCGACTTCTGCCAGATCGACACGGGCAAGCCGCAGGCCCTCGACCGCGACGAGCCGCGCCGCGTGGGCGAGTCCGTCGTGGCGATGGACCTGAACTACGCCACGATCACCGGCGTCGCGCGCGACGACCTGGAGGACGGCGGCGCCTGGCTGTACGCGGAGACGGTGCGGCAGATCCACGCGATGACCGCGGACCGCGAGGGCGGCCACACCAAGGTCGAGCTGCTGATCCCCGACTTCAACGCGGTCCCGGAGCAGCTGGCCGAGGTCTTCTCGTCCCGCCCCGAGGTGCTGGCGCACAACGTCGAGACGGTGCCCCGCATCTTCAAGCGGATCCGCCCCGGCTTCCGCTACGAGCGGTCGATGGAGGTCATCACGCGCGCCCGCGAGGCCGGCCTGGTGACCAAGTCGAACCTGATCCTCGGCATGGGCGAGACCCGCGAGGAGGTCGGCGAGGCGCTGCGGGACCTGCACGAGGCCGGCTGCGAGCTGATCACCATCACCCAGTACCTGCGCCCCTCCGTGCGCCACCACCCGGTGGAGCGCTGGGTGAAGCCGCAGGAGTTCGTGGAGCTGAAGGAGGAGGCCGAGCAGATCGGCTTCTCCGGAGTGATGTCGGGCCCGCTGGTCCGCTCCTCCTACCGCGCGGGCCGGCTGTTCCAGCAGGCGATGGAGGCCCGCGGCGCCTCGGCGGAGACCGCCCCGGCGGTGTGA
- a CDS encoding DUF4191 domain-containing protein, with amino-acid sequence MARKSNSDSGDAAANPGRLKQIALTYKMTRRSDPKVGLVVAAVGIVVFGALLAIGFLIGHPVYLGILGFVLAFLAMAIVFGRRAEQAAFGQMEGQPGAAAAVLQNVGRGWTTTPAVAVNRSQDVIHRAVGRPGIVLVAEGNPNRLKSLLAAEKKRMARILVDVPVHDIIVGDGEGQVPLRKVRTTMLKLPRVLTAAQVTAANDRLRAMGDLMSNMPLPKGPMPKGMRMPRGGKLR; translated from the coding sequence ATGGCGAGGAAGTCGAATTCAGACAGCGGTGACGCCGCTGCGAACCCCGGGCGACTGAAGCAGATCGCTCTGACGTACAAGATGACCCGGCGGAGCGACCCGAAGGTCGGCCTGGTCGTCGCCGCCGTGGGAATCGTCGTGTTCGGCGCCCTCCTCGCGATCGGCTTCCTGATCGGGCACCCGGTCTACCTGGGCATCCTGGGCTTCGTGCTGGCCTTCCTCGCGATGGCGATCGTCTTCGGGCGGCGGGCCGAGCAGGCGGCCTTCGGGCAGATGGAGGGCCAGCCGGGCGCGGCCGCCGCCGTCCTGCAGAACGTGGGGCGCGGCTGGACGACCACGCCGGCGGTCGCCGTGAACCGCAGCCAGGACGTGATCCACCGCGCGGTCGGCCGCCCCGGCATCGTGCTGGTCGCCGAGGGCAACCCGAACCGGCTCAAGAGCCTGCTCGCGGCCGAGAAGAAGCGGATGGCGCGCATCCTGGTGGACGTGCCCGTGCACGACATCATCGTCGGCGACGGCGAGGGCCAGGTGCCGCTGCGGAAGGTCCGCACGACGATGCTGAAGCTGCCGCGCGTGCTGACCGCGGCGCAGGTGACGGCGGCGAACGACCGGCTGCGGGCCATGGGCGACCTGATGAGCAACATGCCCCTGCCGAAGGGCCCCATGCCCAAGGGCATGCGGATGCCGCGCGGCGGGAAGCTCCGCTGA
- a CDS encoding RDD family protein has translation MDDRRVIGSWLSGPRAAAEEMGADFGYRGERLGLPETGPGSIAPLGRRFGAIFVDWSLCMLIAYGLITRGDWNAAGNWALGVLFLLGVLTVGTIGCTPGKRLLGLRVIADDGRRLGFGRAVLRTALLCLAVPALVWDRDGRGLHDRLARAVQVRTM, from the coding sequence GTGGACGACAGGCGAGTGATCGGATCATGGCTCTCCGGGCCGCGCGCGGCGGCCGAGGAGATGGGGGCCGACTTCGGCTACCGGGGCGAACGGCTCGGCCTGCCGGAGACGGGCCCCGGCTCCATCGCCCCGCTGGGGCGGCGCTTCGGCGCGATCTTCGTCGACTGGTCCCTCTGCATGCTCATCGCGTACGGGCTGATCACCCGGGGCGACTGGAACGCGGCGGGCAACTGGGCCCTCGGCGTGCTGTTCCTCCTCGGCGTCCTCACCGTCGGCACCATCGGCTGCACCCCCGGCAAGCGCCTCCTCGGCCTGCGCGTCATCGCCGACGACGGCCGGCGGCTCGGCTTCGGCCGCGCCGTCCTGCGCACCGCGCTGCTCTGCCTCGCCGTCCCCGCCCTGGTCTGGGACCGCGACGGCCGGGGCCTCCACGACCGGCTCGCCCGCGCCGTACAGGTGCGGACGATGTGA